One Heptranchias perlo isolate sHepPer1 chromosome 31, sHepPer1.hap1, whole genome shotgun sequence DNA segment encodes these proteins:
- the LOC137300458 gene encoding tubulin beta chain-like, with protein MREIVHLQAGQCGNQIGAKFWEVISDEHGIDPTGTYHGDTDLQLERINVYYNEASGGKYVPRAVLVDLEPGTMDSVRSGPFGQIFRPDNFVFGQSGAGNNWAKGHYTEGAELVDSVLDVVRKESEGCDCLQGFQLTHSLGGGTGSGMGTLLISKIREEYPDRIMNTFSVVPSPKVSDTVVEPYNATLSVHQLVENTDETFCIDNEALYDICFRTLKLTTPTYGDLNHLVSATMSGVTTCLRFPGQLNADLRKLAVNMVPFPRLHFFIPGFAPLTSRGSQHYRALTVPELTQQMFDAKNMMAACDPRHGRYLTVAAIFRGRMSMKEVDEQMLNVQNKNSSYFVEWIPNNVKTAVCDIPPRGLKMSATFIGNSTAIQELFKRISEQFTAMFRRKAFLHWYTGEGMDEMEFTEAESNMNDLVSEYQQYQDATAEEEGEFEEDEEVA; from the exons ATGCGGGAGATCGTGCACCTTCAAGCCGGCCAGTGCGGCAACCAGATCGGGgccaag TTCTGGGAAGTCATCAGTGATGAACATGGCATTGACCCCACTGGAACCTATCATGGAGACACTGACCTGCAGTTGGAGAGGATTAATGTCTATTACAATGAGGCTTCAG GTGGCAAATATGTGCCTCGTGCTGTCCTTGTGGATCTGGAGCCTGGAACTATGGACTCTGTTCGTTCTGGACCCTTTGGGCAGATCTTCAGACCAGATAACTTTGTGTTCG GACAAAGCGGCGCTGGTAACAACTGGGCTAAAGGTCACTACACTGAAGGAGCTGAATTGGTTGACTCCGTTCTGGATGTGGTGAGGAAGGAGTCCGAGGGGTGTGATTGCCTCCAGGGATTTCAGCTCACCCACTCACTGGGTGGTGGTACAGGCTCTGGCATGGGCACACTCCTTATTAGCAAGATCCGTGAAGAATACCCTGACAGAATCATGAATACTTTCAGCGTTGTGCCTTCACCAAAAGTATCAGACACTGTAGTAGAGCCTTATAATGCGACTCTGTCTGTCCATCAGCTTGTGGAGAACACTGATGAGACCTTCTGTATTGATAATGAGGCTCTGTATGACATCTGTTTCCGAACCCTCAAACTCACCACTCCCACTTATGGTGATCTGAACCACCTTGTATCAGCCACCATGAGTGGTGTAACGACCTGTCTGCGTTTCCCTGGTCAGCTCAATGCTGACCTGCGTAAACTAGCAGTGAACATGGTCCCCTTCCCCCGTCTGCACTTCTTCATCCCCGGCTTTGCTCCTCTGACCAGCCGTGGTAGCCAGCATTACCGCGCCCTCACCGTACCCGAGCTCACCCAACAGATGTTCGACGCCAAGAACATGATGGCCGCCTGTGACCCTCGGCACGGCCGCTACCTGACCGTTGCTGCCATTTTCCGGGGCCGCATGTCAATGAAGGAGGTGGATGAACAAATGTTGAACGTACAGAACAAAAACAGCAGCTATTTTGTTGAATGGATCCCCAATAATGTCAAGACTGCTGTCTGTGACATCCCACCTAGAGGCCTCAAGATGTCTGCCACCTTCATTGGCAACAGCACAGCCATTCAGGAGCTGTTTAAGCGCATCTCTGAGCAGTTCACTGCCATGTTCCGGAGGAAAGCCTTCTTGCATTGGTACACTGGTGAGGGCATGGATGAGATGGAGTTTACTGAGGCTGAGAGCAACATGAATGACCTGGTATCTGAGTACCAGCAATATCAGGATGCCACAGCTGAGGAAGAGGGTGAAtttgaggaggatgaagaggtTGCCTAA